The Geotoga petraea genomic sequence ATTCATTCAACAGAAGGAGAACAAATCAATTACTCTCCCAACGTATACTTTTTAAATTCAATAGACATAAATACTTTTGAAAACATATTTTCTCTTACTCTTGAAGAACTTGAAAAGTTAAACATAAATTCTGAAAATATAAACAACCTTATCTTTTCTGCAGGTACGGGACTGGGTAACTTGAATTTAAATGATGTTGTAAAAAAAATACAAAAAGAGAATGAAAACCTTATAAAACCTTACGGAAGCACACAAGAAATACCATTAAAAATACAGGAAATTAACGAGCTCGAAGCTCAAATAAAAGAAATGAACAAAAAGCTTGAAAGCTATGATCTCATAGTAAAACATATTCATAAAAAAAATGAAGGAATATTAAACAATAAAAGCAATATAGACAAACTCATCAAAAACCTAAAAAAATATGAGTTTGCCAAAGATACATTTGAATTTTACTCAAAGGTAAAAGAATTAGATAAAGAAATCGAAAATTACTCATATGCAAATAATTTTCCATCAAACGGAAAAGAAAGATATGAAAATTTGTTAAATCAAAAAATTGAACATAATTCTAATTTGAACAAGTTAAAAAATGAAAAAAAGAATTTTCAAGACACATTAAACAACTTAAAAATAGATGAAAAATTATTAGAAAATAAAGGATTAATAGAAAAATTAAACAAAGAAAAGGACAACTATTTTGATAAAAAGATCGAATTATCCAACAAAAACGATAGAATAATAAACTTAAATGCAGAATTAGAAGAAAAGCTTTCAATTATAGGCCCCGATTGGACAACAGACAAATTGGGAAAAACTGTCATAACAGCAGATGCAAGAAACATTGCAAACAGAAAAGCAGATAAACTCAAAACGCTATCATCTGAAATAATATCTTTGGATAACTCAATAAAAATTGAAAAAGAAAAACTACCCGAATTCGAAGATAAAATAAAAAATATAGAAGACCAAATTGACCAAATTCCTGAAGACAGCAAAAATATTGAACAAATCAAAAAGACAAAATCATCAATTTTCAAACTTCAGAAAATATTTGAAAAAATAAACATAAAAATAAATCAAAAAGACGATCTTCAAGAGACGATTCAAGATATAAACAAAGAAATAGAAATAAAAACTCAAAAAGCTGAAAACATCCATTCATTTTTTGCAGAAAGGACCTTTTTAATAATTTCTTTGTTAATGTTGTTTGGAGGTGTCGCAGGTTTTTTCTATCTTGATATAATCTATCCTTTGATTTTAACAACTGTTTCTGTAATAATGCTTATCACAAATTCAAACACTAAAAGAACACTTACCAAACAAAAATCAGATTTGAAAAAAGAAATAGACGAGAAAAATAACAAAATAGATTCTCTTTATTCAAAAATAAAAGACATCAACTCTTATTTGGAAGAATTAGGTAAAGAAAAAATAGAAACCATTGAAGAAGGCAGTCTACCAGCAACTATAACAGAAGATCAACTTGATTTATACAGACAAAAGGCCGAAGAGCAAAATGAATCTTACGAAAAATTTCAAAATCTTTTGGATCTTAAAAAGTACTATACCGAACAAAAAGAATATTCAGAAAAACAAATCAAAAAATTAGAAGAGCAAAAAGTTACCTTTGAAACAGAAAAAGAATCTCAAGAAAAAGAATGGCAAGACTGGATAACAGAGAAAAATTATGAAAAAAATTATACACCAGATACTTTTGAAACCTTTATAAGCATAATTTCAAGTGCAAAAAATATTCTAAGAACTTACAACCAAATAAAGACGGAAAAAGAAAAAATCTTATCTATAATAAATGATTATGAGGAAAAGCTAAACATATTAAAAAATAACATAGAAAAGGATATTTCTGCTGAAAATATAGAAACTGTTTTTGAGAGGCTACAAAAAAGTATTGAAAATTCATATAAAAAAGAAGACCTACAACAAAAAATCAAAAAAATTGAAGAATCAATTGAGATCAAAGAAGAAGAAACCAAAAATATTAACGAAGAAATAAAATCTCTTTTTAAAACAGCTGGTGTAACTAATGAAGACGAGTTCTTCAAAATGTATGAGGCAAAGTTGAAATTGAACTCTTTAAAAGAAGAAAAAGAAAAAAATCAAATTAGTATGAACTCTCTTTTAAACAGTTATTCTGAAAAAGAAGACGTTATAAATATATTGAACGAAAAAGATATAAAGGCAATAGAAGATAATATATCGGACATTAAAGAAAACATTGACTCCCTCGAAAAAGAACAAGATGAACTAATGAAAACCATTGGGGAACTAAGAAACGAAAAGAAAAATATTGAATCAATAGAAGTCTACTCTGAAACGCTACAAAAAAGAGAGAACTTGATTACTGAAATAAAAGAGTTGACAAAGCAGTGGGCAAAAAATGTAATTACAATAAACAATCTAAACAAAACTATTGAATTTTATAAGAAAAATCGTCAAAAAATCTTTGATAACGCCAGTAAATACATAGAAAAAATAACTTTGGGAAAATACTCTTTGAGATACAATGACGATAACGAAATAATTCTAATGAATAAAAATGATTATTTGGATTCTTCTAAATGGAGTGATGGAACTCTTGATCAAGTTTATCTCGCTACAAGATTGGCATTTATCCAAGAATATAATCAAAAATCTGAAAATATTCCAATAATATTAGACGATGTACTTGTAAAATTTGATGAAAAAAGAAAGAGAAAAACAATAGAAACATTGATTGAATATTCAAAAGACCATCAAATATTTATCTTTAGTTGCGATAAAAATACTAAAATTATTTTTGAAGATTTAGTTCAAAATCAAGATAAAAATTTCAAATATTATGAATTAAACTGATGATACAAAAGTATCATCAGTTTTTTATTTTTTTTATGTGACCTCTTAAAATATATCTATTAGTCAAGTAGTTAGCTGCCAATAAAAAAGATAAAGTTATTATTGAACTGATAGAAAACTGAGGTAGTCCTGTTAAAAAATGGCCTGTAGTGCATCCTTTTGCTATAGTTGACCCAAAACCAATCAAAAAACCAGCAAAAATAAACTTTATATATATTTTCTTGTTTTTTGGAACTACAAACCTGAACTTATTATTAGATCTTGAAATTAAAAACGCCCCTAAAACAATGCCTAATACTTCGTATCCTACCCATCCTATCGGTTCTATACCAAAAATCCAGTTAATAATATTTTTCCATCCAGCAGTTATTGCATATCCATAATCTCTTCCATTGTAATGTGACAATATATAAGCGATGACTCCAGATAAAGCCGTTATATTTGCAATTATTTTCCAGCTATGCTCTCCTTTTCTTTTACTTTCTCCAGATAGAAAAATATAAGTAAAACTAATAATAACAGCAATAAAAAGAATTCCCCAAGGTGAAATCCCTAAAATACTATACAAAGAAGGCCCAGACGATTCAACGAACAACTCATTTATGTTATCCACTCTTATTTCAAACTTTGAAAAAAAATCAATAATAAATGAATTAGAAACCAAAAATATAGTAATTACATAAGATGCCAAAGTAACCATGGCTGTTGTGATACCTTCTCCACTTCTGCTTGTAATCCCTGCACATCCACCAGCTATTGCAACACCGATTCCAGTTAAAATACCACCAAGTGGATTAGAAACCCAATTAAGGGGTATAGGATTTAGGTTTAACAACCCAAAATAAGCAAAAGCATGAAAATAAATAGCTTCTAAAGTAACTATCAAAATCAACATTTTAAAAATATGTGGATCACTAAAAAAGAAAAGATTTCTAAAAGCTAAATTAAACCTTATCTTGCCAAAATGAAGTAAAGAGCCAAATATAATTCCCATAACTAAACCCGTAATAACCAAAACATTCGCCCCCATTTTGAATAATCATTAATATAATACTATAATTAAAGTACATAAACAAACTTCTATACCCTTTTGCTTTTATTTTTTGTTTTCAAAATATTTAAAAAATGAAAAATATAAAAATAGAAACAAAATTGAAACATTAACAAGTGGACATTTTCTTTTATTTCTGATAGAATATATCTCGTACATGGGGACGTGGTGAAGCTGGTTATCATGCCGGTCTGTCACACCGGTGGCCGCGAGTTCGAACCTCGTCGTCCCCGCCATAATAGAATAATAGAGAGTTCCTAACTAAGGACTCTCTTTTTTAATATATAGGGGGAATAATATGTTTGAAAAAATTATAAGATATATTTCATTTTCCTTTGGGATTTTTATTGTAATTATTGCCCTTTTTAATTTAGTTGGATTTTTAGAAATCACAAATTACAGTATATTTTATAAATTACTTCTTATTACTTCAGGAATAGGTATGTTGTTTTCTATAAAATCAAAATACATGCTATCTGCAACCATCACAGTTTTATCCATGTTCGTTTTTAACATATTATATTTTATAAATAATTTTGAATTACCAACAAATAGCATGTATTTATTCATGTACTTTATAGCAATATTGAATATATTCATGTATTATAAGAAACAAATCACAAATTAGATAAACACAACGTTTAAAAAGAATTTTCTTGATTTTAATATATATCTGTGTTATAATTGCTTTGCAAATATGGCAACGTAGCCAAGGGGCCTAAGGCGGCGGTCTGCAAAATCGCTATTCGGGGGTTCAAATCCCTTCGTTGCCTCCATTAAAACAGATACTATTAATTTAGTATCTGTTTTTTTTAAATTTAACTTAAAAATACATAGTAATACAAAACGTAATATAATTATATAAAATTTTATAAAACATTGATAAATAATATATAATGATATGATATGTATATAGGGGGGTGGTTCTGATAGATGCCATATTTACTGAACCGCTAAACAACGTATGACACAAAGAGGAATATCTGAAGAAGAAGCTTTAGAAACATTAAAAAATCCTGATAGCACTAAATCAGGTAAACCAGAAAAACAAATTGCAATTAAAGCTTTTTCTTCTAAAAAAGTAAGAGTTATTTACGTGGTAGA encodes the following:
- a CDS encoding AAA family ATPase — its product is MKIKDLKIDSFGKIKNLELNKFSSGINFIYGENETGKTSIRNFLNFMYFGRVGKRFSNYDKMKGYLSIEKNNKEYKFNRNENNIDIHSTEGEQINYSPNVYFLNSIDINTFENIFSLTLEELEKLNINSENINNLIFSAGTGLGNLNLNDVVKKIQKENENLIKPYGSTQEIPLKIQEINELEAQIKEMNKKLESYDLIVKHIHKKNEGILNNKSNIDKLIKNLKKYEFAKDTFEFYSKVKELDKEIENYSYANNFPSNGKERYENLLNQKIEHNSNLNKLKNEKKNFQDTLNNLKIDEKLLENKGLIEKLNKEKDNYFDKKIELSNKNDRIINLNAELEEKLSIIGPDWTTDKLGKTVITADARNIANRKADKLKTLSSEIISLDNSIKIEKEKLPEFEDKIKNIEDQIDQIPEDSKNIEQIKKTKSSIFKLQKIFEKINIKINQKDDLQETIQDINKEIEIKTQKAENIHSFFAERTFLIISLLMLFGGVAGFFYLDIIYPLILTTVSVIMLITNSNTKRTLTKQKSDLKKEIDEKNNKIDSLYSKIKDINSYLEELGKEKIETIEEGSLPATITEDQLDLYRQKAEEQNESYEKFQNLLDLKKYYTEQKEYSEKQIKKLEEQKVTFETEKESQEKEWQDWITEKNYEKNYTPDTFETFISIISSAKNILRTYNQIKTEKEKILSIINDYEEKLNILKNNIEKDISAENIETVFERLQKSIENSYKKEDLQQKIKKIEESIEIKEEETKNINEEIKSLFKTAGVTNEDEFFKMYEAKLKLNSLKEEKEKNQISMNSLLNSYSEKEDVINILNEKDIKAIEDNISDIKENIDSLEKEQDELMKTIGELRNEKKNIESIEVYSETLQKRENLITEIKELTKQWAKNVITINNLNKTIEFYKKNRQKIFDNASKYIEKITLGKYSLRYNDDNEIILMNKNDYLDSSKWSDGTLDQVYLATRLAFIQEYNQKSENIPIILDDVLVKFDEKRKRKTIETLIEYSKDHQIFIFSCDKNTKIIFEDLVQNQDKNFKYYELN
- a CDS encoding YeeE/YedE family protein, with translation MVITGLVMGIIFGSLLHFGKIRFNLAFRNLFFFSDPHIFKMLILIVTLEAIYFHAFAYFGLLNLNPIPLNWVSNPLGGILTGIGVAIAGGCAGITSRSGEGITTAMVTLASYVITIFLVSNSFIIDFFSKFEIRVDNINELFVESSGPSLYSILGISPWGILFIAVIISFTYIFLSGESKRKGEHSWKIIANITALSGVIAYILSHYNGRDYGYAITAGWKNIINWIFGIEPIGWVGYEVLGIVLGAFLISRSNNKFRFVVPKNKKIYIKFIFAGFLIGFGSTIAKGCTTGHFLTGLPQFSISSIITLSFLLAANYLTNRYILRGHIKKIKN
- a CDS encoding DUF4258 domain-containing protein, which codes for MTQRGISEEEALETLKNPDSTKSGKPEKQIAIKAFSSKKVRVIYVVENDREVIITATLG